The Lineus longissimus chromosome 2, tnLinLong1.2, whole genome shotgun sequence genome window below encodes:
- the LOC135482948 gene encoding uncharacterized protein LOC135482948, which yields MAAALIVLENLEARRALRRQRVFRDRLQPLDVYDDVDLYRRYRMTRPVLLEVIDLLQDDIAPYTLRSHAVPATLQVCVALRYFATGSLQLDNGDMSNGLSQPTISRIITRVATALQGKAKHFITFPRTAAEQERQKEGFYTERHRIPNVIGCVDDPLFRSNVHP from the coding sequence ATGGCTGCGGCGTTGATTGTGTTGGAAAATTTGGAAGCAAGGCGGGCTTTACGACGGCAGCGTGTGTTTAGAGATCGTCTACAACCGCTTGACGtctatgatgacgtagatttgtACAGACGATACCGGATGACTCGGCCGGTCCTTCTCGAAGTTATTGACCTGTTGCAGGATGACATTGCCCCGTATACGCTGCGCTCGCACGCCGTTCCAGCAACTCTCCAAGTTTGCGTTGCGCTTAGATATTTTGCTACTGGCAGTTTGCAGTTGGACAATGGAGACATGTCAAATGGCTTGAGTCAACCTACGATATCAAGGATTATTACCAGAGTTGCAACTGCTTTGCAGGGTAAagcaaaacatttcataacatttcctcgAACAGCTGCTGAGCAAGAACGTCAGAAGGAAGGATTTTATACAGAACGCCATCGGATTCCGAACGTTATTGGTTGCGTAGATGATCCCTTATTCCGATCAAATGTCCATCCGTAA
- the LOC135482949 gene encoding uncharacterized protein LOC135482949 — MAVLGMAQIDDSICNRSLTVHHAVLQANLTGAPAGQTLQACQAKEKGQKRKAPEAAAGAPPNVEQGADNNNVLAPHADNEDPAVRLKLLEGEVKRIRQTQEGTSVQTALSQSRFQPDRWELNTGFDPLKATSERRSPRRTECRGSVPSLSSPTVLLLKVWDVKGKNWQDCLDSLSLRDPNSFVAGQLHTEKQNWSILLDQVNDKDSKLVEKWIFNEVEIVDFFQPFKGYFKGEFYDSKLPPAMVFHNAPNCAQHKEDIVSHLEEGLRNGSLELVGKVGEVDPPHLVMPLLMVDGKRKKRLCHNEQFLNLWMRHIPFSLEGLSLLPSLLDQGDFMASSDEKSAYLGVRLSPASRT; from the exons ATG GCGGTCCTGGGCATGGCACAGATAGATGACAGCATTTGCAACCGAAGCCTAACAGTCCACCATGCAGTGCTACAGGCAAACTTGACAGGAGCCCCTGCGGGCCAAACCCTTCAGGCATGTCAGGCTAAGGAGAAAGGCCAGAAGAGG AAAGCCCCAGAAGCCGCTGCAGGGGCACCCCCCAACGTGGAGCAGGGAGCTGACAATAACAATGTCCTGGCCCCTCACGCTGATAATGAGGATCCAGCAGTACGTCTAAAACTCCTAGAAGGGGAGGTCAAGCGCATAAGACAGACGCAAGAAGGCACATCAGTCCAAACAGCCCTCTCTCAG TCGAGGTTCCAACCCGACAGATGGGAACTCAACACCGGATTCGATCCTCTAAAAGCTACTTCCGAACGTAGGTCACCAAGGCGGACCGAGTGTCGGGGTTCGGTGCCCTCTCTCTCTTCGCCCACTGTGCTGTTACTAAAAGTTTGGGATGTCAAAGGTAAAAACTGGCAAGACTGTCTTGACTCACTCTCCCTAAGAGACCCTAATTCGTTCGTAGCGGGGCAGCTACACACAGAAAAGCAAAACTGGTCCATACTGCTCGATCAGGTTAATGATAAAGATTCTAAGTTGGTGGAAAAGTGGATTTTCAACGAAGTTGAAATAGTGGATTTCTTTCAACCTTTTAAGGGTTACTTCAAAGGGGAATTCTATGACTCAAAGCTTCCCCCGGCAATGGTCTTTCATAACGCGCCAAATTGTGCCCAACACAAAGAGGATATCGTGAGTCATCTAGAGGAAGGTTTGCGTAATGGTTCGCTTGAGCTAGTAGGAAAGGTTGGAGAAGTAGACCCCCCTCATCTTGTGATGCCTCTCCTGATGGTTGATGGCAAAAGGAAAAAGAGGCTCTGCCATAATGAGCAGTTTTTGAACTTATGGATGCGCCACATTCCGTTCTCTCTTGAGGGTCTCTCTCTCCTTCCTTCCCTACTGGATCAAGGGGATTTTATGGCGTCGTCTGACGAAAAATCAGCCTACTTGGGAGTTCGCTTATCTCCAGCTTCGCGAACCTAA